The DNA region TACGATACAAACTACCTTGCAAGACATTAAATTTGTAGCCTTAGGGCTACAATGTTAAGTTTATATTTTGCGATAGGTTTTATTAATTTCAATAGGCTTTAAACAATTTTAAAAATTTTTGTTTTGGTGTGTTTGTTTGCTTGTAAGTTGTGATGTGAAATGTTGCTTAAATTATGATTTGTTATTATTAACATAAATTTAATAATTGCTTAATAATAATTTATTTTTAATACTAAAACTAAATTTCCTCATAAATCTTTAGCACAAATTTTTTACCTTTGTGATAGAAAAAAGCAGGAAAATCCTCATTAGAGCAAATGCGTAAAAGATTAAATTGCTCTTTTAAACTTTTATCGATGTTTAATTCGCTATCTTTAGGGCTTCTTTTAGGGTAAAAGCTCTCCACTCCATTTTGCTTTTTAGACTTTAAATTTGGATAAAGTTTTAAAAAATCCTCACAAAGCTCTAAACTGAAAAAAGCTTGCTTGTTTCTTAATTCTTCGTAAAGCTCATCGCCTCTAAGCTTAAGCGTTTTTTGAAGATAAATATCCCCACTATCCACACCCTTATCCGCCTCAAAAAGCGTGAAAACAATGTCATTTTTACCCTCTAAAATTTGATAAAACATAGGCGACCAGCCCTTTCCTTGCGGAAGTTTGGAGGCGTGTATGATGAGATTGTGTTGATTAAGATTTAATAAATTTGGCGGGATAATTTTGTGATAAGATAAAATGAAAACGACCTCATAGCCTCTTACTTTTTCATACGCTTCAAAAAAATCCGCCCCAAGTTTTTTCGCAAATTCCAAAGCCTTTTCATAAAACCACTGATTAGGCGAAGTTACGAGAGCTATTTTCACGAAGCTCTCCTTAAAGGATTAAGATAAAGGGTTACCCCCCCCCCCCCCCCCCGTTTGCAAAGATAAAACATTTTTTCGTCCTCACTGATGATTTTAAAGTCATTTTTAAGATACAAAGTTAAAGCCCTTTCATTTGTCTTAAATACACAAGCTTTTAGAATTTGCACTTTTAAAGTGTCAAAAGCATAGTTTAAAACTTCGTTCATTAAAAGTTGTCCTACGCCTCTTAAATTCGGCTTTGCATAAAGTCCAAATTCGCAAGTTTGAAGGTTGATATTAAAAAGATGTATCACGCCTATACTTTGCCCCCCTTTAAAAACTACAAAATAACGCTTACTTTCATCGTTTTTAAGGCTATTTACAAATTTCAAATGCTCTTCTAGGCTGATATTTTGCGTTTTCATAAAATTTCCCACGCTATTACGCCATTTTAAAAGCTCCTTAAGCTCATTTTCATTAAGAGAGATAAAATTTCTAAGCTCTATCATCTATACTC from Campylobacter upsaliensis includes:
- a CDS encoding formyltransferase family protein, giving the protein MKIALVTSPNQWFYEKALEFAKKLGADFFEAYEKVRGYEVVFILSYHKIIPPNLLNLNQHNLIIHASKLPQGKGWSPMFYQILEGKNDIVFTLFEADKGVDSGDIYLQKTLKLRGDELYEELRNKQAFFSLELCEDFLKLYPNLKSKKQNGVESFYPKRSPKDSELNIDKSLKEQFNLLRICSNEDFPAFFYHKGKKFVLKIYEEI
- the pseH gene encoding UDP-4-amino-4,6-dideoxy-N-acetyl-beta-L-altrosamine N-acetyltransferase; amino-acid sequence: MIELRNFISLNENELKELLKWRNSVGNFMKTQNISLEEHLKFVNSLKNDESKRYFVVFKGGQSIGVIHLFNINLQTCEFGLYAKPNLRGVGQLLMNEVLNYAFDTLKVQILKACVFKTNERALTLYLKNDFKIISEDEKMFYLCKRGGGGGVTLYLNPLRRAS